The genomic window CATTGTTGATGCCGACAGCTTCCTGAGGTTCCATGTAAACTGAGTTTTTGCTGCCGGAGCGTCCGTGAACAATTCCCTGAACAAAGCTGGTAGAACTTTCTTTGAGCGGAATTACGAATCTTCCATCGCGCTGAGTTACGATCTTATCGTGGATATAATTCTTGTTTTCAAATTCATTTAGTTTCGTATTCAGAAGTCCGGTAATCGATCTTCTTAATTTGCGTTTTTTCTTCCTGATATTTGCCAGTTCAGTTGAAGCGGAATCTTTTACCAGGCCTTCAGTATCAAAGATCTGTTTAAATCTTTCAGCCAGTTCAGGAAGTTTAAATAATTTTTGAATCATATTAACAAATTTAGGATTATCTTCCTGGTTTTCTTCAGAATAGTAAATGTTGTTAGCAGCTTCCAGATTGAAATAGATCTGCTGGAATTCTTCGTAATTGTAGGTGATATGCTTTATATTGTTAAGAAGTTCGTTGAGGTTGGAAATGCGGGAGAAATTGAATTGCAGGCCTGTTTTGATCAGGTTTCGGATCTCTTCATTCAAAACCAATAATTTATCAACTTCGGTTTTGGAACTTAGTGGTTTTAATTCCAATGCAAGCTGCCTTCCCAAACCGGAATGGCATTCCTCTGCCAGAATTTCCTTTATTTTATTGTATTCGAGTTGTGAATATACCTGCATATAAATTCCTCTGGGATTATACTTCTATCAAATAATATTTCCTGAATTATATTATGAAATTATTTCTTGGTTTTTTCCTCAACTGCATCGGTTATTTTCTGATCTAAATCTTCGATGGTTTTTTCGATGGGAACCTTGAATTTATTTGCTTCGGGAAAGTTTTTATCTACAATCAAAGTGAATTTACGAATATATTGAACAGCAACTGAATCATTCGTAAATTTGCGAATACTTTTCCGCATGGGAGTTATATCGAGTAAAATTAGCACGATAGCAATTATGAGAACTCCGTTCAAAAAACCGAAAACCATTCCTAAAATGCGATCCAGACAGCCGGCATTCAGGATGTTCATGATTTTGCTGAGCATCCAACCTATGATTTTTACAACAATAGTGATAAAGAATATGATGAGAATATATGCTAAGGCAACAGCCAGAATTTCATTTATTCCCAACTCTCGGATCAGCATGATCTTGACCGGATTTCCAATTTTGATGATGAGAATAATAATGACGATAAGCCCTAAAAGCCCTAAAACGCTTTTGATAAAACCTTTTCGCAACCCGTTAAAAAC from Candidatus Cloacimonadota bacterium includes these protein-coding regions:
- a CDS encoding CvpA family protein: MHLLDIIIGIFVLAFVFNGLRKGFIKSVLGLLGLIVIIILIIKIGNPVKIMLIRELGINEILAVALAYILIIFFITIVVKIIGWMLSKIMNILNAGCLDRILGMVFGFLNGVLIIAIVLILLDITPMRKSIRKFTNDSVAVQYIRKFTLIVDKNFPEANKFKVPIEKTIEDLDQKITDAVEEKTKK